The following proteins come from a genomic window of Coffea arabica cultivar ET-39 chromosome 11c, Coffea Arabica ET-39 HiFi, whole genome shotgun sequence:
- the LOC140016513 gene encoding uncharacterized protein encodes MGLNYLIATGLMASNGVPRGCLSVSHLCFADDILIFTRADRRSVRSLMAFLTLYEKGSGQKVNLAKSFFILSEKSLRGCARCVSAITGMARRCLPIGYLGCTLFKGRPKGAYFEPFITKVSQRLAGWLGKLLTTGGCLILIKHVLLAMPLHMMAVMDPLKSTLKTLEKLMSHFFWSSSDGSHRRHWLSWDKLCGPKQENGLGLRQLDDVCMAFGCKLWWKFRSRATL; translated from the coding sequence ATGGGCCTCAACTACTTGATCGCAACGGGCTTAATGGCTAGCAATGGAGTCCCCCGGGGTTGCCTAAGTGTCTCCCACTTATGTTTTGCCGATGATATTCTGATATTTACCAGAGCAGACAGGAGATCGGTCAGGAGTCTCATGGCCTTCTTGACCCTCTATGAGAAGGGCTCCGGCCAAAAGGTCAACCTAGCGAAAAGCTTCTTCATCCTCTCGGAGAAAAGTCTCCGGGGCTGTGCTAGATGCGTTTCTGCCATAACAGGCATGGCGAGGAGGTGCCTTCCGATTGGCTACTTGGGGTGTACACTTTTCAAGGGCCGACCCAAGGGGGCCTATTTCGAGCCTTTTATTACTAAGGTTTCCCAGCGCCTTGCCGGGTGGCTGGGTAAACTCTTAACAACAGGTGGGTGCCTTATACTAATTAAGCACGTTCTCTTAGCAATGCCGCTACACATGATGGCCGTAATGGACCCTCTTAAGTCGACCCTGAAAACACTGGAGAAATTGATGTCTCACTTCTTCTGGAGCAGCTCGGATGGCTCACATAGGCGACACTGGCTCTCATGGGATAAACTTTGCGGCCCAAAACAGGAAAACGGCCTTGGGCTACGACAGCTAGATGATGTATGCATGGCTTTCGGTTGCAAGCTTTGGTGGAAGTTTCGATCCCGTGCGACTCTCTAG